A region of the Longimicrobiaceae bacterium genome:
TATGATCTCCCGCCGGCACGCCTTCGATGGCGAACGTGCCAGTCGCGCCCGACGTAGTGCCTATGCTCGTTCCGACGACCTGAATGCTGACGCCGGATAGAGGCTGCCCATTGTCGTCGGCCACGGTTCCAGTAACCCGCCCCACCGCCTGCGCCCCCACCATGGTCGGCAAAGTCGCCGCCATGGCTGCAAAAATTGAGATTAAAGATACCGCTCTGACCCGCATGGGACACCTCCGGAGGAGAATGGTGGTGAGTCCCGCCCCCGTCTTAGCGCGGGGGCGGAGGGCCGATGGTGAGAGGCCGATCGGCGGCTGAGCGATGCTTACGCGGATCGGCTCGGGCACGCCGTCCACGCTGCAGCTAGCCGCCGAAGAGATCTCTCATGAACCTGGAATTCCAGTGATATGACTCCATGAGGTCCGCGCCTTGGGGCACTGCGCCCTCGATCTGAACCCACCCGGAATAGTCGATCTCCGCGAGCGCGTCCTTCACGCGCTCGAAATCGATCACCCCCTTTCCCAGCAGAGCTCCGTTTTCCTTCGCGTGCACCTCGCAGATGAGCTCGCTCCCGAGCTCGCGGATTTCGCTGTAGACGTCGTAGCCCATCTGATTGGAGTTGGCGACGTCGTAGTAGACGCGCACATTCGGGGACCCCACCGCGTCGATGATCTCCCGGTGCTCGTCTGCGCTGAGCCACGACTCGATGCCCAGTATGACGCCCGCGTCCTCGGCCCTCGGCGCGACCCGCTTGAGCCGCCGGACGACTTCGCGCTGCCCCTCGGCATCGTTCTTCAGATCGTTGTGGTTGAAGAAGGCGAGCAGGATCACTTCCAGGGACATTGCGCCTGCCAGGTCGATGCTGTCGCGCACCCATGTCTCGGTGATCGCCTCCGACTTGTAGGGCACCTGGTTGAGGATCCCGAGCGCGAGGCTCGCAATGGCAACTCCGTGCTGCCGAGCAGCATCCTCGAACGCCTTCCTCTTGCCAGCATCGAGGAAGGAAGACGGGTTCTCTCCGAGATCGAGCTGCACCCCATCGAGGCCCAATGTGCGGGCGATTGCGAATGAGCCGGGATCGGATCTCTTCCCCAGCGACCAGTCGCAGGCGCCGAGCCGTACATTGGGACGCCAGATGCCGTCTGCTCGTGCCCGGGAGGTGCCGAAGCCGACCATCCCGGCGAGCAGCATCGTTCTCCGTAGCGCCTCGCGCCGAGTGAGCATTTCAGGCAGGCAGGTCATCGTGGATTCAGGAGGAAGGCGGCAA
Encoded here:
- a CDS encoding sugar phosphate isomerase/epimerase family protein, yielding MLTRREALRRTMLLAGMVGFGTSRARADGIWRPNVRLGACDWSLGKRSDPGSFAIARTLGLDGVQLDLGENPSSFLDAGKRKAFEDAARQHGVAIASLALGILNQVPYKSEAITETWVRDSIDLAGAMSLEVILLAFFNHNDLKNDAEGQREVVRRLKRVAPRAEDAGVILGIESWLSADEHREIIDAVGSPNVRVYYDVANSNQMGYDVYSEIRELGSELICEVHAKENGALLGKGVIDFERVKDALAEIDYSGWVQIEGAVPQGADLMESYHWNSRFMRDLFGG